A region of the Stieleria neptunia genome:
CGCCGGCCGGACGGCCCAGAGCGAATTGGCCCGCACCCATCGCAACTGCTTCCGAGATCGCTACGGCATCTAGTGCCCCGAATGGCACCGGCCTCTTGTCATTCCATCCGCTGACCATCATCCCAGTTCTTCTCCATCAGACCTTCCCTGTCTTTCCTTCTGGCTTTCCTACTTTTTCCGCTGGCCACTCCTGATCAGGTTTCGGCGGAAACGTGGACGGACAACACCGGACATTTCAAAATCGAAGCCGAGTTTGTCGGCGTCGAAGGCCGATCGGTCGTCTTGCGTCTGGCGGACGGTTCGACCAAAAACGTTCCAATTGAACGGCTGAGTGACGTCAGCCGGAATCGGGCCAAGCAACTCGATGAGGCTGCGAAATCGAAACCGGCCGCTGCCAGACGCGTGGTCGCCGAGCCCGCCACGCCAAACGCAACGTCCAGATCGACGACACCGTCGATCGCTCGCAACGATGATGAGGGCCCCTTGCAAAAGGACTCCGGCGGCCCAACTGTCACGATGCAGTTTGATATGATGCGTTTGCCGAACACGCAGGCCATCAACGCTTTTGGATCCGATCGTAATGAATCCCTATCGTCGCCTTTTGGGAATCGAGACATCCCCACGACCGAATCTGTTTGAGTTGCTCGGACTTTCAGAGGACGAAACTAATCCTCAAGCGATTAAGGAGGCTGCCAATGCGCAGATGCAAAAACTGCGTCAGCACAAAAGCGGTCAGCAAGGCGGTGCGGACCACGAGGCGTGCAAACAGCTAGCTGCCGAAATCAAGCGTGCCTATCAGGTGTTAGCAAGTCCTCCGCGTCGACAGGACTATCTGTCAAAGCTATCTGCCACACGTCAATCATCCTCGCACACAGCCCCGACCGCGCAAAGCATGCCTGTCCCGTCGGCCGACACGGCCCCAGACGCGCGGTCGTCTGGGAAAGCCGTGCTGTTCGTCGCGGCGGGCTTGCTTGTCCTCGTTGGTCTCGGTGGCGCGGCGTACTTTCTCATGGGCGGCGTAGAGCCAGCCGTCGTCGCAAGCAAAACCGAAAGCTCACCGCAGCCCGTTATGGCGGAGCCCGGTCCCGAAGATACCAATGCGGCCTCGAAAACAGATCCTCCCTCGTCGGCGGCTGGCGAGACACTTGACCCGGCGATCGACGCGTCGATGGATCCCGCGTTGCGATCCGATCAGTCATCCGAAACGATCAGTGAGCGAAATGCGGCACAGCCATCACCTGTTGAAGCTCTCAACACTGCGACAAGCGAATCGTCTGCCGGCGGTGGAACCGTGGAACAAACGGAAGTCATGTCGTCGACGCAGGTCACGATACCGACTCAACAGAGTGCTACGCAATCAAGCGAACTCCCGCGCGCTGACACCACTGCACACGATTCCGCATCATCCTCTGCCAGTGAAAATCCACACGTCGTCGAAAAGCAGCTTGCGACCGCAGCAGAGGCCATCCTCCGCCGGAATTGTTATCGATGTCACGGAGAGAACGAGTCCGACGAGGGTGGATTCGGTTTTGTGACCTCGCGTAAAAAGCTGATCTCGTCCGGGTTTGTTGTCCCGGGCAGTCCCAAGGATTCCCTGTTGTTCGAGCGAATGGTCTCGGCGGAGTCGCCGATGCCTCCAGGCGGGGAATCGCCACGTCCAACCGATGAGGACGTTGAGACCATTCGCAACTGGATTCAGTCCGGCTCCAAACCGTTCAAGGAATCGGTGCCGCAACAATTCGTCAGCACGGATGCGTTTTATGAATTCGTGGCTCGGGACTTAAACACCATTCCGGCCAAGGAACGCGTCTATGTTCGGTACTTTTCGACAACCCATTTGGCGAACGCCGGCTATTCCGATGATGAGCTCGAAATCTACCGCACCGCGCTGGCCAAGTTGCTCAACAGTCTGTCCTGGAATCGGCAGCTCGCGAATTTGCGGATCGTCAACAACCTGGAAACGGTGTATCGGATCGACCTGCGCGATCTGAAGTGGACGGATACGAACTGGAAATCGATCCTCGCGGCCTACCCCTACGGACTGATGCACCCAAGCGAGGCCGCTGTCACGGTCCGCGCTCAAACTCATTCACAGATCCCCGTGGTGCGAGCGGATTGGTTTACGTCGGCCGCCTCGCGTCCGCCGCTCTATCACGTCTTGGCGCAGATCCCGGCAACCGATCGTCAGCTGGAACAACTACTTCAATTGGACGTCCAGCGCAATTTGGAAGAGATGCGTGTGGTTCGCGCCGGTTTCACTCGATCCGGTGTCTCGCAGCACAATCGCTTGATCGAGCGGCACGAGTCGATTTTCGGAGCCTACTGGAAAAGCTATGACTTCGCCGGCTCAGCCGGCCGCAGGAACTTGTTTGACTTACCGATGGGACCTGGTGAGACGGCAACCGACTTCGAACATGACGGAGGTGAGATTATCTTTCATCTTCCCAACGGGATGTTGGCTTACATGCTGGTCGACGCGGAGGGGAAACGCATCGACAAAGGCCCCACCAGCATCGTCAGTGACCCGCGTCAGCCGGATCGTGCGGTGGTAAACGGTGTCTCCTGCATGTCGTGCCACTACGGCGGATTCATTCAGAAGTCCGACGAAGTTCGGCAACACGTGTTGGCCAATAAGGCAGCTTATCCGAAAGCGGATGACATTCTTGATCTCTACCCCGATGCGGAAACCTTATCGGCTGCGATCGCCAAGGACACGAAGGCCTACCTGACAGCCTTGGCGGCCAGCGAGATTGGTATCGAACAGCCAACGCAGGCAGGCGAACCCATCGTCCTGGCTTCCCTGCGATACAACGGCGAGCTGGATTTGCCGTTGGCGTCGGCTGAACTTGGTGTGACGCCGGAGTCAATGCTGGAAGAACTCAGGAAGCTTTCCGATGCCAATCTCATTCGTCGCGTCGGCTCGCTGCTCCGCAAAGGAGGTGTTGTAAAGCGAGAAACGTTCGTCGACTCATTTTTCCAATTGGCAAATGCACTGAAACTGGGGCGCCGCGCGACCGTTGCGATGCCCAATGCAATTGCCGACGCGCCGCGGCAAGTTCCCGCGCAGCCCCCCGCTCCCGCGATTAAGCGGATGAACATTTCCTCGTTGCCGATGGGGACCAAACCCGGCGTGGCAGAACAAGCGTTGGCAACAGCGAGGCGACTTTCTACTTCAACCAAGTGGCGCGACGCGGCTCCCCACTTTGAAATTGCCATCCGAGCTGCGACGACAGCAACGATACGACTGAAAGTCTGTGAGGAAGCCGTTGAGTTCTACCAGCGGATGGACTCGGTCGAAGCGGTGCTGGATGTGTACTGTTACATCATCCACAACTGCCGCACCCCGCGGGAAGTGAATCGAACACGCGAACAGATGCTTGCCACGTTGCAAGCGATGATTAGGAAAGACCCTTCTTGGAGTCATCCTATCGAACCGTTTCAATGGCCATTGTCAACCACGCGGGCGATCGCCAACACGTTCGAACCTCAGCTCGCCAAATTCCCCAATCACGAGCCCACGCTGCTCGTGTTGGATCATTTCTATTCGGACATTCAGCGTGACAACACAAAGCATCTGGTTGTGCTGGAGCGACTCGACAAGATTCTCCGTTCGCGCGGCGAACGGATGGAAATCGAACGCTACATCACGCTTGCCAATCTCATGATAGAGGCGGGTAACGGACTGGAAGCGGCGCGGTTGACTGAACGAGAAATCCACTCGGCGTTCGGAACACAAAAAGCGAACCTGTATCTGTTGCAAGCAGCGGCTTGGGTGCAAGCCGGCAATAAGTCGAAAGCCATGACGTCGCTCAAGCTGGCCTTTCAAGAGTGGCGAGCTGCCCGATCCCACGCGATCGCCAACGCCTACGTCGAGATGGGAGATCTCTACATGCGGCTTGAGGAACGTGACTTGGCGGCCGAGCGGTACCGATCCGCGCTCATCGCGCAAGCCCCGGACTACTCAGTCGAACAGTTGCAGGCGAAGCTTGCCCAAGCGGTCGGCCAGCAACCAACCGTTGCCGCTATGCCCGACGGCCAAGCAGGCGCCGCTGCGGCTCCGCCCTCCGACGAATCCTTGCTCGATCCCAAACGCCGATTTGCCATCGCTGCCGCTCAGGCCGAAGCGAATGCGAGTACCCACCCGACCTTGATATTGAATTCGATGATGGAAGCAGCAGACCTGTGGCTCAAAGCGGGAGACAACGCCCGGGCGATCAAAGCGATCAAAAAGGCTTCGGCTGCCAACAAGCGTGCGGGCACATCCGCTCGTTCGAATCACGATAAGCTTGCCAAGTTGTTTGTCCGTGCGGGCGATAACCAGGCGGCATTGAACCAATGGATTCTTGCGCTCAGGAGTGAAAAGCTTGCTTCGTCGATCTCAGGCTACCAGATTCAAATCGAGGCGTTGATGCAGGAGGATGCTTCGCTGACCCTTGACGAACAAACGAAGCCGCTGCTCGATCCCAAGTATGCTCCGCGAGTCCAGGCCAAAGAGATCGAAGCGAGCCGCTCCTACGATGCTTCCGGGCGCGCGATGAATCTGTTGCGGGCGGCGGGGTACTGGAACGATGCAGGCGAGAAAGAAGAAGCCTTGCGTTGCATCGCGACTGCGGAAAAGGCCATCGACACCATCGCCAGCGGCGCAAACAGTTCACGCTCGGAGACGCCCTACGTGCAAGCGGCAGAGGCGTACGCTGAGCATGGGAAGCCAGCCGATGAAGTCCGCTGTCTGGTCGCTGCGGTCAAGCATTGTCGCAGCGATAGTAGCGCGCAACGGTATTTTGAGAAGATCAAACTTGTTTGCCGAACGCATTCGCTGCCCATTCCAAACTTTGATGCTGAAGTTGCCAAGAGGCTTGACCCACTGAATCGATATCGTGTGCAAGCAGCCAACTATCACAATCAGGCGAAGCAAACGCCCTCGTCTGCCGGAACGTACTACCGCATGGCCGTTGACGCGTGGGCACGTGCTGAAGAATACGAGACAGGGTTGGTGGTCGCCAACGAGTGGGCAACGCTACTGTTGAAAGACAAGGAGGACCGACAATACGAATCCAACCTCGGCCAACTGGCTGACTTGTACGTCAAACTAAAGCGAGTTGACTTGGCCAAGAAAGCCTACGCAGAACAGCTGAAGGTAACGACGAGCGACTCCCGCAAGCGATCCGTGCAACGCAAGATTGATCGGCTCAACGAGTCGGAATAGCGGCGCGAATCTTGGCGGCCTGCGCCTCGGCAGCACGTGCCTGTGCGGCATCGATGATTTCTTGATTGGGCTCGCCCAGCAGGTCGATCGTCACGGTAGCCCTTGTTTTCTCTTCCGGAATCCAGTAGCCCTCTCCTTCCACGGTCGGCTGCGCCATGCCATCGGTCAATGCGTCACGATCGTCCAGGTGTGTTGGCAGGGTTTCAATGCTGCTGACTTCGCAGGGTCGTCCCAGCGCGAGGTTCTCTGTGCCGACATACACCTCGACCTCGGCGAGCCCGCTGCCGCTGCCCGTCCATCGCGTGGTTTCGATTCGGACCTTGTCAAACAGAACATTGGGGAGGCGAAAGAGGCTGTTGTCGGCGCGG
Encoded here:
- a CDS encoding c-type cytochrome domain-containing protein, translating into MSSTQVTIPTQQSATQSSELPRADTTAHDSASSSASENPHVVEKQLATAAEAILRRNCYRCHGENESDEGGFGFVTSRKKLISSGFVVPGSPKDSLLFERMVSAESPMPPGGESPRPTDEDVETIRNWIQSGSKPFKESVPQQFVSTDAFYEFVARDLNTIPAKERVYVRYFSTTHLANAGYSDDELEIYRTALAKLLNSLSWNRQLANLRIVNNLETVYRIDLRDLKWTDTNWKSILAAYPYGLMHPSEAAVTVRAQTHSQIPVVRADWFTSAASRPPLYHVLAQIPATDRQLEQLLQLDVQRNLEEMRVVRAGFTRSGVSQHNRLIERHESIFGAYWKSYDFAGSAGRRNLFDLPMGPGETATDFEHDGGEIIFHLPNGMLAYMLVDAEGKRIDKGPTSIVSDPRQPDRAVVNGVSCMSCHYGGFIQKSDEVRQHVLANKAAYPKADDILDLYPDAETLSAAIAKDTKAYLTALAASEIGIEQPTQAGEPIVLASLRYNGELDLPLASAELGVTPESMLEELRKLSDANLIRRVGSLLRKGGVVKRETFVDSFFQLANALKLGRRATVAMPNAIADAPRQVPAQPPAPAIKRMNISSLPMGTKPGVAEQALATARRLSTSTKWRDAAPHFEIAIRAATTATIRLKVCEEAVEFYQRMDSVEAVLDVYCYIIHNCRTPREVNRTREQMLATLQAMIRKDPSWSHPIEPFQWPLSTTRAIANTFEPQLAKFPNHEPTLLVLDHFYSDIQRDNTKHLVVLERLDKILRSRGERMEIERYITLANLMIEAGNGLEAARLTEREIHSAFGTQKANLYLLQAAAWVQAGNKSKAMTSLKLAFQEWRAARSHAIANAYVEMGDLYMRLEERDLAAERYRSALIAQAPDYSVEQLQAKLAQAVGQQPTVAAMPDGQAGAAAAPPSDESLLDPKRRFAIAAAQAEANASTHPTLILNSMMEAADLWLKAGDNARAIKAIKKASAANKRAGTSARSNHDKLAKLFVRAGDNQAALNQWILALRSEKLASSISGYQIQIEALMQEDASLTLDEQTKPLLDPKYAPRVQAKEIEASRSYDASGRAMNLLRAAGYWNDAGEKEEALRCIATAEKAIDTIASGANSSRSETPYVQAAEAYAEHGKPADEVRCLVAAVKHCRSDSSAQRYFEKIKLVCRTHSLPIPNFDAEVAKRLDPLNRYRVQAANYHNQAKQTPSSAGTYYRMAVDAWARAEEYETGLVVANEWATLLLKDKEDRQYESNLGQLADLYVKLKRVDLAKKAYAEQLKVTTSDSRKRSVQRKIDRLNESE